In Kineosporia sp. NBRC 101731, the DNA window GGGGTCGTCATTCCCCGGACCGCGGGGCGGCGAGCAGCGCGGCCAGGCGGGCGGGATGCGCCAGGTGCGGAAAATGGCCGCTGTCCGGCCAAACCGTCACCACGACATCGGGCCGAATCGCTTCCAGCCAGCTCAGGTATTCCGGCGCCGGGTCACTGCCGCTGATGAAGTGGTAGCCGACCGAGGCGGCGCGCAGGGTCTCCAGGTCGCGGCGCATCCCGGCGTTCAGCTCGGCCGGTACGTCGGATCCCAGGAGCTCCTGCCAGTAGCCGAGGATCAGGTCTTGCCGCGGGGTGGTCTGCGTGCGCACCATCTCCTGCGCCGACGCGGGCAAGAGGTCGATGTGCATACCGGCCAGCAGGGAGTTCCACACCTGTAGATAGTCGGGGCCCCGCAGGGTCGGCTCGACCGAGCGCAGAAACTCGGCGAAAGGCCCGACCAGGAGCGGCTGATCAATATTGATGACGCCGCGGGTGGGATGGGTGGTGGCGTAGCGGGTGGCCAGCACCCCACCCATCGAGTGCCCGACGACCACCGGATCGACGAGACCCGCGTCTTCAATCGTCTCGTGCAGGAGAGCCGTGAGAGTGGCCGAGGCGAAGGAATCCGGGGTGGGCGACTCACCGTGGCCGGGGGCGTCGACCACCAGGACCCGGCGACCGGGATCGATCTGGGCGAGCTCCTTCAGCGTCGGCTCCCACTGCCGCCGGTCGTAGGTGAGGCCGTGCAGGAGCACCAGCGGGGGGCGATGGTCGGACGTCCCGTACAGATCTGCGGCAAGCATGTTCGTCTCCTTCGTGAATGCGTTCATTCAGCGTCGATCGGCGTCGATCAGGAGGCGTAAATCCGGGCCGTACATCTCGTACAGAACGAGGGCTCAGGTGTTCCAACGGGCCGGGCCACCCGGCGCCGCCGCGTAGCGCAGGTACCGGCCCGTGCGCAGGGACGCCCTGAGATGGGCTCCGGCGAGAGGCGCCAGCACCTCCACCCGCTCGACCGTGGCCCACAGGGTGCGGGTGGCGTTCACCCGGGCGCGTTCGGTCTCGGTCGTGACCCGGCGAGAGCCTCCGCCCACGCCGGTAGCGCTCCTCAACTCGCTCAGGACGGCAGCCCGTTCGTGGTGCAACGCGGCGGCGCGGTCCTGGTCGCCGGCCCGGTCAGCGCTCTCGAGCTGCTCGTCGATCGACTGCAGATGTCTCTGGAAGACCTTGCGGGCCGTCTCGTCCAGTACCGGATCTCCATCAGGCACGCGGATCCCGGAACCACCGGCGACCAGGTCCAGCGCCGCGATCTCCTGACCGGGCGCCGACAGCAGCGCCCGCAGATAGTGCAGCCCCCGCCCGTCCCGCAGCCGGGCGCTCTCGCCTCCGGCCTCGAGCAGCCAGGTGTCGCCGTCCCGCGTCAGTCGCCATTCGTTGTCGGTCGGCTTCAGATGTTTGAGGACGCGCGTCAGCCCCAGTCTCTGCGCGGTCGACCGGGCCCGCTCCAGATCGGCGCGGGCCGCCGCCGCGTCGCCGTCCCGGCCACGGGCAGACAGCGCCCGGGCCCGTACCGGCAGGGTGTGCGCGAGCCAGGGCAACGCCCCGATGCGCTGCTGCAGCTCGATCGCGCTGGTCAGGTGATCGACGGCGGCCGAGGTGCGACCGAGGCGAGCGGCCAGGCCGCCCAGTTGCTCGTCGACCGTTCCGGTGATCGTGTTGGCCCCGCCCCAGACCACCAGCCGTCCTTGATACGGAAGCAGCACCTGGTAGAGCGTTTCGGCCTGGTCCTGATCACCGACGCGGGAGGCCACGTGGGCCAGGTCGGCCACCGCCCCCAGCCAGCGCGGACCGGAACCGTTCAGCACCGCCGGCAGCAGGCGATCCAGCTCCAGACCGGCCTCGACGTCACGACCGGCCTCGGCCAGGGCCCAGGCCACGCCGGCCTCGAAGAAGTGCCCCGGTCGCCGCCGCGCCTGTTCCCGCAAAGGCTCGACCACGTCGGCGCCGTCACCGCGCAGGGCGAACACGCTGTAGCGCAGGGTGCCGACCAGGCTGTCGGTGTCGCTCAGACCCATCTGACGACCCCGGACGGCGACCTCGGCGGTGAGGGTCGCGGCCTCGTCGAAGCGTCCGCGGACGACGGCCAGCATGGCCCGCCGGGACGTCACCACCACCGCGGCCTCGGCGTTCCCGGCCAGCTCGGCGGCGCGGCCGTAGGCGGTCAACGCGGCCTGCGCCGAATCCAGGTCACCCAGCTCGGCCAGAGCGGTGAAACGCCAGAACAGTCCGCGCAGCTCCAGCTGGTCGTCGCCGGCCCGGCGGGCCTGGTCGACGATCTCGGAGCCGCAGCTCAGCCGTTCCTGCGCCGCGATCGGGTTCCAGAGAGCATGCAGGCGGCTGTCGAGCACCTCGGCGATCGGGCCAGGGTCACCGCTGGCGCGGGCCAGACCCAGCGCCTCGTCGATCAGCTCCCGCCGCCGCGCGCCGCTGGACGGATCGCTGAGCTGCTCGCGGGCGAGCCGGGCCAGAATACGGGCGCGCTCGGTGGCCGACAGCGGACGCTCGGTCGCCGACTCCAGCAGCCGGATCAGCCCGAAGTCGAGCTCGAGGAACCCCGACCGCGACGGCGCGGTGAGAGCCAGATGCACGAGGGCATCGGTGGATTCGTCGAGTGCGCTCAACTCGTCGAGCAAGCCGATCGCGATCCCGGGAAGGCCCCCGGACACCAGCCGGATGGCATGTACGGCCTCCGCCGTCAGCCCGGGTGCCAGCCGGGCCAGGTCTTGCGCACCCAGGCCCCCCGACGGGTAGCTCCGGCCCGGCCTTGACCGAATACCGGGAGGCCACCAGCACCCCGGTCGCAGCGCCGAGTTCCGGAGGCGGCTGAGGCTCGGCCTCGTCGCCATGATCGATCAGAACCAGGCCGGGCTCGTCACCCACCTCGTCGCGGAAGACACGAACCCCCCTGTCCCGAGCCATTTCAGCCGCCGCGTCGAGCAGAGCCGTCTTCCCGGCCCCCGGCGGCCCGACCAGGAACAACCGCCCGCCCCTCCCCCGCGCCACCCCGTCGACCACCCGCGCCACGGCAGCCAGCTCGTCACGACGTCCGATCAGGTCCACTCCACCCAGCCTAATGTCCGGTGCAGTGGCCAGAGGCTGGAGAAACCGCCCGATCACCCACGAACCCGTTCGCAGGAGACCCATAAGGCTTCGGACGATGCGTAAGGAAATCTGGATTCCGCGTTATGGATCGTACCGGTCCGGGGTCGCAGCATAGGTGTCATGAACAGCACGCAGCAGACAGCGCTCGTCACGGGCGGCAACAAGGGCATCGGGTTCGAGACCGCTCGCCAGCTCGCCCAGCAGGGGTTTACGGTCTGGCTGGGGTGCCGGGATCAGGGGCGGGGCGAGGCTGCGGTCCGGGAACTGGCTCCGGACGGGGACGTTCGGTTCGTCCGCCTCGACGTGACCGATGAGGCGAGCGTCCGGGCCGCCGCCGCGCACATCGGCGACACCAGCGGAGCGCTCGATGTCCTGATCAACAACGCGGGCATCGTGGTCGGTGAGGGCGAAGGCCATGTCAGCACGGTCCGGGCGGAGACGATCCAGCAGATCTTCGACGTGAATTTCTACGGCACCCTGCGGGTCACCCAGGCCTTCCTGCCACTCGTGCAGAAGGCCCGGGCCGGGCGCATCATGAACGTGAGCAGCAGCATGGGGTCACTCACCACCATCACCGACCCCACCCAGCCATGGGGGCAGATGCCGGCCTTCGGCTACTCCTCGTCGAAATCCTTGCTCAACGCGCTCACCGGCTGGCTCGGCAACGAACTCGCCGGATCTTCGGTCAAAGTGAACTCGGTGTGCCCGGGGTACAACTCCACCGACCTGAACGGCCATCAGGGCACGCAGCATCCCTCGCAGGGGGCGAAGGTCGTCGTGCACGCCGCCACACTGCCGGACGACGGCCCTAGCGGCCGCTTCTTCGACGTCAACGGCACGGTGGGCTGGTAGTGCTCACCGCGATCGGGGCGGCTTTCTGATCAGGTGCTCGTACCCGGTGGCGGTGAGCCGGGCCAGGGCGTCGGCGACATGGACGCCGGGGCCTACGGCGACGTCCCTCGCCAGATCTGTGCCGACCAGACCTGTTCGCTGGGGTTCCATTTCTTATCAATAACTTCGGAACCCAAAGCAGGATCAGAGAACCGCACGACCGCGTCCACCACCGAAGCGAAGTCACGGGGTAACCGGTCGTCGAGTCTTTGTTTCCTCACCCAGGCCGCCCAGCGAACCTGCCCCAGCGCCCCGTACCCAGCCAGGACCCGGCTCAGCGATTCCACTTCCACAGAACGATACTCGGCAACGATCTGCATCGACCGCGTGAATTCGGCCCCGTCCACTTCCCGGCTCCCCGTGAGCAGGTAGATGTCTGCGAAGTCGCGCCACCGGGTATTCACCGTTCCCCGTTGCAGCGCGGTCACGACCTTTTCAGCCAGGACCATGCTCAACGGATACCCCGTCACCATGATCACACCACCCAGCAGGCGTGGGACCTCCACCAGACCAGGCTTCGGCCACACCGGATCACCGACGTTCACATCGACGTGAAAGCGCAACCGGGCCGTTGCCAGCGCGCACCCCATCGTCACCCGGACCCCCGCGTACTGATCTTCGTCTCGAATCAGCTCCGCCTCGGCGCCGGTTGCGTCGTAGTGCAGTCCATCGTCGATCTCGATCTCGGCGATCTCACGGATCAGATCGAGAACGGTCTCGGTGTCATTCCCGATCCTGTCCGCGCGGAGATCCACATCCCGGGTCGGCCGACGAGCACCGTAGGCAGCCAGCAACGCACCGCCCTTCAACACCAATCATCAGCCCGCTTCGACGCGGCGATTCGAGCAAGGAAACCTTCCAGCGCATACAGCGCCATGAGCTCTTCGGTGGAACGTTTCTCGCGGCGCCCCAGATTCTGCAGATCCAGGTAGGCGCGCCCGGCGACACTGGCGCGGGTCGGTCCAGTCATAACAGCACCTCCAGAGCATGACGGACTGAGGGCAGGACCCTTGGCCAATTACCGGCTACGACCAACAACTTCTGTGGTTGGGCATCCGCTCGACGCACCCATCGGCGTAGCGCCTCGTACCCCAATTCCGGCCCCTCGGTGCCGCGTAGCCGAAACGCATCAACGATGCTGCGCTCAGCGCTGTACAAGCCGATAGACGTCGTCGCATCGACAGATATCATTTCCCGCCCCACATCAAACGTTGCTCGGTCGAAGTGGTGCCAGGCCACTGGGGAATATACAACCGGTGATCTGACCCCCCGAGGCAGAGCCACATCCGGCGCAGCCGGAATCGCGTCTGACAGTCCGTGCCGGACCAGCGCCGTACTCAAGCACAACGTCGCCAATGGGGCTTTCACCGCAATGGCGATCAGCCCGAGGTCAGCCATTTCACCACCGGCCTGCCGGTACAGGCCCCGGCCCAGCGCCTCGATCTGGCCGGCCTCGCGCAAGCGAGACAGACCACGCTTGCTCAGCCCTCCCGATCGCGCCTGGGCATAGGTGAACGTTGCAGGCAATGTGCCCAGCACCCGGCGCCATTCACCGGACGCTTGAGCTTGCTGACGCCCACCATCAGCCCCGCCCTCGACGTTGTGACCTAAGCGCATACAGGAAGCTTATCCTGTCAACGCTTAGGCCCGCGCGTACTCTCCAGAGCTGCACAAAAACCTTGCATGATCCTGGACGATATGTAAGAAATTGTGAATCTATCCTTATGAATCGTACGATTACACGGGCTGCATGGATGCCAAGAACAGCACGCAGCAGACAGCGCTCGTCACGGGCGGCAACAAGGGCATCGGGTTCGAGACCGCTCGCCAGCTCGCCCAGCGGGGGTTCACGGTCTGGCTGGGTGCCGGGATCAAGGGCGGGGCGAGGCTGCGGCCCGGGCTGAGACGATTCAGCAGATCTTCGACGTGAACTTCTACGGCACCCTGCGCGTCATCCAGGTCTTCCTGCCGCTCGTACAGAAGGCCACGGTCGGGCGCATCGCGAACGTGAGTAGCAGCATGGGTTCGCTCACCAACGCGGTCGGGGCGGCTTTCTGATCAGGTGCTCGTACCCTGTGGCGGTGAGCCGGGCCAGGGCGTCGGCGACATAGGCGTCCGGGCCCACCAGTACGCGGCTGCGCCGGGCGGCCACCGCCCGAATGATGGTGTCGGCCGCCCGGTCCGGGTCGGTGCGGGCCACATGCCGGTCGAAGAACTCCCGTCGGCGTCGGGCGTCGTCGGGACCGGCCGCGCTGGTGGCGTTCCGCATGATCGGGGTGCGGATCCCGCCCGGATAGACCGCGGTCACAGCCACTCCCGTTCCGGTGGAATGCATTTCCTGGCGCAGTGCGTCGCTCCAGCCGCGGACGGCGGCTTTCGCGGCGTTGTACCCGCTGTAACCGGGTGCGCTGATCAGGCCGAAGGCGCTGGAGACATTGACGACGTGCCCTCCTCCGGCGCCGATGAGGTGCGGGAGGAAGGCTTTGGTGACGTGGACGACGCCCCAGAAGTCGACGTCCATCAGCAATGCGAGGTCTTCGACGGTGGAGTCGACCACGCTGCCGGCGTTGATGATACCGGCGACGTTCCAGACCATGGTCACCGTGCCGAACGACGCAACGGATTCGTCCGCCCACGCGTTCACCTCGGCGGCCCGACGTACATCAACCGTGCGATGCTCCACCTTTCCTCCGGCGGAACGGATCTCGGCGGCCACCGCGTTCAGGCCGGGCCCGTCGGTATCGGCGAGGGTGAGAGCGACGCCGGAAGCGGCCAGGCGCAGGGCGATCGCCCGGCCGATACCCGATGCCGCCCCCGTGACCGCGGCCACCTGGCCGCTCGGGAACCTCGTCCTCTGTTGCCTCCCGAAAAGGCCTGTCATGCTTTCTTTTCCTGGGCACGCGGCGCCGAGGTAACCGCAGGCGTCGACAGGGTCGACAGCAGGGCGAGTGCCTGCTCGGCCGGACTGCCCGGGCTGGGGAAGAAGACGTGCAGGGACTGCCCCTCGGCTCCGTTGACGGTGAAGCTGACGTAGGACAGGTCCAGGGGGCCGACCATGGGGTTGCCGAAACGCTTCGTGCCGGAGGTTTTCTCGTGGACGTCGTGGCGGGCCCACAGCCGGCGGAAGTCGTCGCTCTTGAGGGAGAGCTCGCCGACCAGGGCGGTGAGGCGGGGGTCGTCCAGGTCGAGACCGGCGCTGGCGCGCAGGCCGGCGACCGATCCGGCGGCCACGGTCTCCCAGTCGGGGTAGACATCGCGGGCGCCGGGATCGAGGAAGGTGCTGCGCAGCAGGTTCTGCCCGACGGCGAATCCCGGGTTCAGCAGGGTGGCCAGCTGGGTGGCGGCGAGCACGTCGCGAAAGCGACCGACGATCACCGCCGCGTGGCTCGTCCACCCGTCCATCATCGACCCCAGCTCCGGGGAGATGGTCTCCGGCTTCACCCGGCGCCGCCGGGACGGCACGGGGCCGGTCAGGCCGTGGAGATGGAGGGACGCCTGTTCGTCGAGCTGGAGCACGCGGGCGAGGGCGTCGAGCACGGCGGAGGAGGGGTTGCGGTCGCGGCCCTGTTCCAGGCGCGCGTAGTAGTAGCTGCTCACGCCGGCCAGGAAGGCCAGTTCGTCGCGCCGCAGGCCGGGTGTGCGACGCCGGCCGGCGCGGGGCAGCCCGACCGCCCCCGGGTCGACCTGCTCGCGCCGGGCCCGCAGGAACTCGCCGAGTCGGTTGTCGTCCACGCAGTCAGCGTAGGTGGCCCGGGCCGAAGTTGCCTGGCCCTGTCAGGGTGCGCCCGGGCACGGCCTTCTTCCTTCCCGGGGTCGCTCCTAGCGTGAATCGGACCGATCGACGAGAGGACGTGCGCCATGAAGTACCGCCGACTGGGTGACTCCGCGCTGGAGGTCTCCGAGGTTGCCCTGGGGTCGTGGCTGACCTTCGCGGGTGGCATCGAGAAGGACCGGGTGGTCGCCACGACCGAGGCCGCGTTCGACGCCGGCATAACATTTTTCGATACCGCCAACATGTACGGACGCGGTGCGGCCGAAGAGACCTGGGGCGAGATCCTGTCGAAGCACCCCCGGGACTCGTACGTGCTGGCCACGAAGGTGTGGGGACGGATGTCCGACACCGATGCGGGGCTGTCGGGGGCGCAGATCGCCCGGCAGATCGACGCGTCGCTGAGCCGTTTGCGCACCGACCACGTGGATCTGTACCAGGCACATCGCTTCGACACGAGCGTGCCGATCGAGGAGACCGTCGAGGCCCTGCAACTCGTGGTGCAGCAGGGCAAGGCCCGTTACCTGGGTTTCAGCGAATGGACGCCCGCACAGATCCGGGCGGCGATCGACCTGGCCGGTCCCGAGCTGTTCGTGTCGTCGCAGCCGCAGTACTCGATGCTGTGGCGCTCCCCCGAGGCCGAGGTGTTCGGCGTGTGCGAAGCGGCGGGGATCGGGCAGATCGTCTGGTCGCCCCTGGCCCAGGGGCTTCTCACGGGCAAATACCTTCCGGGACGCCCGGTGCCCGCCGGTTCCCGGTTCGCCAGCGAGTCGATGAGTTTCGCCCAGGACATCGTCTGGAGCGAGCAGGCCCTGGAGGCGGTGCAGAGACTGGTGCCCGTGGCTCACGAGGCCGGGCTGAGCCTGCCCGAGATGGCCCTGGCCTGGGCCCTGCGCAGGTCCGAGCTGTCCGCCGTGATCATCGGCGCCTCCCGCCCCGAGCAGGTGCACGCCAACGCCGCGGCCTCGGGCATCGAGCTCACCCCCGAGACCCTCGACCAGATCGACGCCGCGCTCGGCGACGTGCCGGTCACAGGGCCGCGCCTGGCGATGTACGCCCAGGAGGGTGTGCTGCACCGCTGATGAGCGAGTAGAGGCCAGAACGTGACCGCTACCCCTGCGATGGTCTCGTCATCGGCCGGGACGACCGGCCGGAACGAGCATCTGAGGAGATCCCGTGAGCGTCACCACCACCGTGCACCTGAACTTCCGCGGCCAGGCCCGGGAGGCGCTGGAGTTCTACCGGTCCGTCTTCGGGGGCCAGCTGGTTCTGGTCACCCACGCCCAGTCGTACGGCACGACCGACCCGCAGGAGGCCGACCTGATCGGCTGGGGCCAAGTGCAGTCCGAGGACGGCTTCCACGTCATGGCTTTCGACGTGCCCGCGGCCCGGCCGTACGACGCCGGCATCGACCCGCTGTTCGTGTCGATCCGGGGCACCGACGAGGACGAGCTGCGCCGCCACTGGGACGCCCTGGCCCAGGACGCCACGATCAAGGCTCCGCTGGAGCCCTCCGCCTGGGCGCCGCTGTACGGGATGCTCACCGACCGGTTCGGCGTGACCTGGGTGTTCGACATCACCGTGGCGTACCAGGGCTGACCGTGCCCCCTGCTCTCTCATACCCCTGACGACTGGCTCGCCGTCACCGGAGGTTGCCTGGGCGCCCGCCCATTTCACCGGCCCCGGGCCGCCATCGCCTCCCGCGTCAGAGCCATCACCTCCAGCATCAGGCACGAAGGCGCCTCCCCGCCCACTCGACCGGGACGGCGGACCGGGACCACCGCGTCCTCAAGGAGGCCTCGACGATGTGGTCGTGAGAATCGGAGCGCTCACGACGTGTACACCTGGTACATCCGGTACCGGATGTACCAGGTGTACACATTGCTCGGGGTGCCCTGGACAGATCATGGGAGGAACGTCGCCGACGCACGTCCTCGAAGCCGACGCACGTCCCGTCAGCCCACGTATCTCCCGCAAGCCGACGTATCTCCCGCAAGCCGGCGCACAACTCGTCAGCCGACGGCCGCCCGGCGAGTCGGCACCCGTCCGGTCAGCCGATCTTGTCCAGCTCGGCCAGGTCGTCGGCGGTGAACGAAAGTCCCGCGCCGGAGATGTTCTCGTGCAGGTGGGCCACCGACTTGGTGCCGGGGATCAGCAGGATGTTCGGCGAACGCTGCAGCAGCCAGGCCAGGGCGACGGACATGGGCGTCGCGTCGAGGCGGGTGGCCACGGCCGAGAGGGCTTCCGACTGCAGGGGGCTGAAGCCGCCGAGCGGGAAGAAGGGCACGTAGGCGATGTTCTCGGCGGCGAGCCGGTCGATCAGTTCGTCGTCCTGGCGGTAGGCGAGGTTGTACATGTTCTGCACGCAGACGATGGGGGCGATCGACTGGGCCTGCGCCACCTGTTCGGGCCGGGCGTTGCTGATGCCGAGGTGCCGGATCAGGCCCTGCTGCTGGAGTTCGACGAGGGTCTCGAAGGGCTCGGCGATGGAGCCGGGCAGGGTGCCCTCGGCGTTGCCGAGCCGGAGGTTGACGAGGTCGAGGGTTTCCAGGCCGAGCCGGTCGAGGTTGTCGTGCACGGCCTTGCGCAGCTGGTCGGGCTTTCGGGCCGGGGGCCAGCCGCCCTTCTCGTCGCGGTCGGCGCCGACCTTGGTGACGATGTGCAGGAAATCGGCGTAGGGGTGCAGGGCCTCGCGGATCAGGCTGTTGGTGATGTGCGGTCCGTAGGCGTCGGCGGTGTCGATGTGGGTGATGCCTGCCTCGACGACCTCGCGCAGCACGGCGAGCGCGCCGTCGTGGTCGGCGGGCGGTCCCATGACCCAGGGTCCGGTGAGTTGCATGGCGCCGTAGCCGAAACGGGTGACGGTGAGGTCGCCCAGGGTCCAGGTGCCGCCGGGAAGTGAAGTGGGGGACATGTTCATACCTCTGGCTTTCGTGGTGCCTGTCAGATGCCTGCTTCACTATGGGTAGGTAACTTCCTGTCGGGAAGTAGGCACTTGAGGGTGCGTAGGTCACCCCGGAGTTCGTGAGGAGTAGTGCGATGGCCACGACGACGGCGGCTCAGAAGAAGGCGGATGCCAAGGCCGAGTACGACGCCTTCCTGGCGACCTGCCCCAGTCAGAAGCTGCTGGACCGGATCTCCGACAAGTGGGTCACGCTGGTGCTGAGTGCGCTGGCCAACAACGGCTGGCACGATCCGGGTGACGCCTGCGGGGGTGGGTCGCGGGTGATGCGGTACTCGGAACTGTCGCGCACGCTGGCGGGTGTCAGCCAGAAGATGCTCACCCAGACGCTGCGCAATCTGGAGCGCGACGGTCTGGTGACGCGCACCGTGACACCGACCGTGCCGGTCACGGTCTCCTACGAGCTGACGGAGCTCGGCCTGTCGTTGCAGCAGATGATCCGGGGTCTGAAGCGCTGGGCTGAGGTGCACATGGACGATGTGGTCGCCAACCGTGAGTCGTACGACCACGCGAAGTAAGAGAGGTAAGAAACGACGAGCTCGCCCGCCGATGCGTTCGGGGACAGGCCGTAGACCTGTCCCCGAACACCCCGAACCCGCCATTGAGGTGAGGTCAGGACTTGAAGCGCCCCATCAGGTTCTGCAGGTTCGTGGACATGTTCGCCAGTTCCGAGGCGGCCTGCCGGGCGTCGGCGATGCTGTGACCGGACGACACGGTGGCCTCGGCGACCGCGCGGACGTCATCGGCGATGCGGGCCGATCCACCGGCGGCCTCGCTGACCGTGCGGGAGATCTCGTTCGTGGTGGCGGTCTGTTCCTCCACCGCCGAGGCGATGGTGGTCTGGAAGGCATTGATGTCTTCGATGATCTCGGTGATGTGGTGAATGGCGGTGACCGCGTCCTGGGTGTCGCTCTGGATCGCGTTGACCCGGCTGGAGATGTCCTCGGTGGCCCGGGCGGTCTCGTGGGCCAGTTGCTTGACCTCCTCGGCGACGACGGCGAAGCCCTTACCGGCCTCACCGGCCCGGGCGGCCTCGATCGTCGCGTTCAGGGCGAGCAGGTTGGTCTGCTCGGCGATCGACGTGATCACCTTGACCACGTTGCCGATCTCGATGCTCGACGCACCCAGTTTGCCGACGGTCTCGCCGGCCATGGCGGCCTTGGACACGGCGGACCCGGCCACGCGCACCGCCTCGGAGGACGACTGCGCGATCTCGCGGATGCTGGCCGACATCTCCTCGGTGCCGGCTGCGACGGTCTGCACGTTGCTGGACACCTGCGCCGAGGTGGCGCCCAGGGCGGTCGCCTGGGCGGTGGCAGCGTCGGCGTTGACGGCGAGCTGCGCGGAGACGGCCGACAGTTCCTCGGCGCTACCGGCCAGCGTGGTGGAGGTGCTGGTGATCTCCTGCATGGCCTGGCGTAACGACACCTGTGCGGTGTTGAGCGAGCGGGCCATCTGGCCGATCTCGTCGCGGCTGTCGACCGTGACGCTGTGGGTCAGGTCGCCGGTGGCGAGGGCGTCGACGGCGTCGCGGATCAGGGCCACGGAACCGACGATCCGGCGGGCCATCCAGTAGCCGAACGACACCAGCAGCAGGGCTCCGAGACCAGCGCAGATCAGGACGTTACGTGTGGCGGATTTCGCGGTGGCCTGCCCGTGGGCCACGGCTGCCTTCATCTCGTCGCCGTAGTTCGCCGCGAGGCTGGTGGTCTGGGCGAGCGCCTCGTCGGCAGCGGTGCCGAACTCTCCGTTCACGAGATCGCCGAGCTTGCGGTATTGAGCCCCGGAAAGGAGATCCGTGCTCTCGGACAGCGGCGCGATCTGAGCCTGGTAGATCGTGTCGAGCTGCTTCGTCAGGTCCAGGATGTCGTTGATCAGCTGTTGCTGGGCGGGGGTGGGATCCTGGTCGTTCAGCGTGTTCAGCGCCGTGACGACGCCGGCGGCGTTCTTCTCCATGCCGGCTTTGGCCGCGTCGGTGTTCTCCTGCGTGTAGGCGAGCCCCATCTGCAGGACGAACCGCCGGTACCGGGCCTGGTAGGTAGTTGCGTCCTTCGCCAGATTCACCTGGTTGGCGGTGTCCACACCGGCGACGCGGGCCTCGTCCTGCACGTTCGTCACGGCCGTCGAGCCGATGAAACCGACCGCCAAAGTCAGGATCAGGGCCACCCCGACCAGGGCGAGAATCTTGGTCCGCAGCTGCAGGTCCCCGAACCACCGGCCGGGCGAGAACCCACGGCCTCCCGGGGAGTGACCTTCAACCGGTGCCGTGGTGAATGTGGACAACCTGCGCCTCCTATGACGAGCCGAGTATCGGCGCCGGACCACTACTTGATCTCGGCATCGACGCCGACTGGAACGGTCATCGGCACCTTCAATCTTCAACTGAGTGTCCGAGGGAAATGATCGTCCGCTTGCCGCGACCCGCGTTCCGGGCCGTTGCATCGCCGCAGGTGGGAATGGGTGGAACGTTCCGCCGTCCCAGGTTCGGACCGGGCCCTGGACGGTGGGACGACGCGGAGCCGATGGTGGCGGCTCCCCCACCGGAAGGACCCCCTGATGACTGCCGAGACCACCGAGACCACCACGAGAGTGGCGCCGATCCGGATGAGCGAGCGCTGGCCGCGGATCCGCCCGGTGGCCGTGACGTACTTCCGGATGCGCCGGCACTGGCAATGGCTCACCGGCGGGCAGACGTTCGCCCGGACGTTCGGCACCGAGCCGCTTCCGGTCACCGTGAAGAAGCACCGGTCTCTGCTGCTGCGTCAGCTCGGCGATGCCGACATGTGGCTCCAGCACAACAAGGTGACGAACCTGCGGATCGCCGTCGCGCAGCTGGACGGCCTGGTGATCAGGCCGGGTGAGACCTTCTCGTTCGCCCGGCTGGTCGGCCGGGCCACGGAGAAGAAGGGGTATGTGGTCGGGATGTTCCTCTCCGGCGGGGAGGTGAAGCCC includes these proteins:
- a CDS encoding aldo/keto reductase encodes the protein MKYRRLGDSALEVSEVALGSWLTFAGGIEKDRVVATTEAAFDAGITFFDTANMYGRGAAEETWGEILSKHPRDSYVLATKVWGRMSDTDAGLSGAQIARQIDASLSRLRTDHVDLYQAHRFDTSVPIEETVEALQLVVQQGKARYLGFSEWTPAQIRAAIDLAGPELFVSSQPQYSMLWRSPEAEVFGVCEAAGIGQIVWSPLAQGLLTGKYLPGRPVPAGSRFASESMSFAQDIVWSEQALEAVQRLVPVAHEAGLSLPEMALAWALRRSELSAVIIGASRPEQVHANAAASGIELTPETLDQIDAALGDVPVTGPRLAMYAQEGVLHR
- a CDS encoding helix-turn-helix domain-containing protein, translated to MATTTAAQKKADAKAEYDAFLATCPSQKLLDRISDKWVTLVLSALANNGWHDPGDACGGGSRVMRYSELSRTLAGVSQKMLTQTLRNLERDGLVTRTVTPTVPVTVSYELTELGLSLQQMIRGLKRWAEVHMDDVVANRESYDHAK
- a CDS encoding methyl-accepting chemotaxis protein, translating into MSTFTTAPVEGHSPGGRGFSPGRWFGDLQLRTKILALVGVALILTLAVGFIGSTAVTNVQDEARVAGVDTANQVNLAKDATTYQARYRRFVLQMGLAYTQENTDAAKAGMEKNAAGVVTALNTLNDQDPTPAQQQLINDILDLTKQLDTIYQAQIAPLSESTDLLSGAQYRKLGDLVNGEFGTAADEALAQTTSLAANYGDEMKAAVAHGQATAKSATRNVLICAGLGALLLVSFGYWMARRIVGSVALIRDAVDALATGDLTHSVTVDSRDEIGQMARSLNTAQVSLRQAMQEITSTSTTLAGSAEELSAVSAQLAVNADAATAQATALGATSAQVSSNVQTVAAGTEEMSASIREIAQSSSEAVRVAGSAVSKAAMAGETVGKLGASSIEIGNVVKVITSIAEQTNLLALNATIEAARAGEAGKGFAVVAEEVKQLAHETARATEDISSRVNAIQSDTQDAVTAIHHITEIIEDINAFQTTIASAVEEQTATTNEISRTVSEAAGGSARIADDVRAVAEATVSSGHSIADARQAASELANMSTNLQNLMGRFKS
- a CDS encoding VOC family protein; translated protein: MSVTTTVHLNFRGQAREALEFYRSVFGGQLVLVTHAQSYGTTDPQEADLIGWGQVQSEDGFHVMAFDVPAARPYDAGIDPLFVSIRGTDEDELRRHWDALAQDATIKAPLEPSAWAPLYGMLTDRFGVTWVFDITVAYQG
- a CDS encoding aldo/keto reductase family oxidoreductase — encoded protein: MNMSPTSLPGGTWTLGDLTVTRFGYGAMQLTGPWVMGPPADHDGALAVLREVVEAGITHIDTADAYGPHITNSLIREALHPYADFLHIVTKVGADRDEKGGWPPARKPDQLRKAVHDNLDRLGLETLDLVNLRLGNAEGTLPGSIAEPFETLVELQQQGLIRHLGISNARPEQVAQAQSIAPIVCVQNMYNLAYRQDDELIDRLAAENIAYVPFFPLGGFSPLQSEALSAVATRLDATPMSVALAWLLQRSPNILLIPGTKSVAHLHENISGAGLSFTADDLAELDKIG